The genomic DNA GCGCTGAAATTACTTTAAATGACATGAAGGAAGCGCTCACATAACCTGGCAAAGGATTATCTTTGGCTCAAGAGTTCTATTACCTCCTTGTATAGGGGAGGCTATAGCGGATACAGCGGACATCTTTTTCGTTCGGTAGCGAGCGGCATATATAAAGAAAAGCATTATGCTGAATAGGATCATTTCCTTCTCCATACAGAATAAGCTCATCATCGGGCTTTTTGTATTTGCCTTGATCATAGTTGGTGTGTACAACGTTTACCGGCTGCCCATCGATGCCGTACCTGATATAACTAATAACCAGGTACAGGTGATCACCGTGGCGCCTTCGCTGGGCGCCCCCGATATTGAGCGGCTGGTAACATTTCCGGTTGAGCAGGCCAACAGCAATATTCCGGGACTTAAAGAAATACGCAGCTTTTCCCGTTTCGGGCTTTCCCTGGTTACCATTGTTTTTGAGGATGGGGTGGAAGTATACTGGGCCCGACAACAAGTGGCTGAGCGCCTCCAAACCGTAGCTAACCAGATACCGCAGGGCGTGGGTACGCCAGAGCTCGGGCCTGTTACATCGGGCCTTGGCGAGATCTACCAATATGTGGTGCGCCCCAAAAAAGGCTACGAAGGCAAGTATGACGCCATGGAACTGCGCACGATTCAGGACTGGATTGTGCGGCGGCAATTGCTGGGCGTGCCGGGTGTAGCTGATGTGAGTAGTTTTGGCGGTTATCTGAAACAATACGAGATCGCTGTTGATCCTGCCCGCCTGAAGTCCTATGGCCTCTCGATCGCGGATGTATTCACCGCACTTGAAAAAAACAACCAGAACACAGGCGGCTCCTACATCGACAAAGGCGATGCCGTGCTTTTCATCCGCAGTGAAGGCTTGCTGGGCTCCCTGGAAGACATCCGAAGTATAGCGGTCCGGACTACAGAAAACGGCACGCCGCTGTATCTGCGCGATGTGGCGGAAGTAGGCTTTGGCCATGCGACCCGTTTCGGAACTATGACCTACAACGATCAGGGCGAAGTGTCCGGTGCTGTGGTTATGATGCTGAAAGGGGCTAACAGCAACCAGGTGATCAAAGACGTTAAAATGCGTATTGCCCAGATTCAGGAAACCCTGCCGGAGGGCGTGGTGATCGAAGCGTTCCTGGATCGCACAAAAATGGTGAACAATGCTATCAGTACGGTAGAGAAAAACCTACTGGAAGGGGCGCTAATCGTGGTATTTGTGCTGGTACTGTTCCTGGGCAACCTACGCGCCGGCCTGATCGTCGCCTCTGTCATTCCGCTGGCCATGTTATTTGCTATAACCATGATGAACACCTTTGGTGTGAGCGGAAACCTGATGAGCCTGGGCGCTCTGGACTTTGGCCTGATCGTGGACGGAGCCGTGATCATAGTGGAGGCGGTGCTGCACACGTTCCACTTTAACAAGCGCTTTGCCACCACCAACCGCATCGACCAGGCACAAATGGACGAGACGGTGCAGCAATCGGCCAGCCGCATGATGAACAGCGCCATCTTCGGGCAGATCATCATCTTGATCGTATACCTTCCCATACTTTCGTTGCAGGGAATAGAAGGCAAAATGTTCCGACCGATGGCGCAAACCGTAACCTTTGCCCTGGTTGGCGCTGCCATACTTTCGCTTACGTATGTGCCGATGATGAGCGCGCTGTTCCTGAGCAAAAAGATCAGCCATAAAGCCACTTTCTCGGACCGGATGATGGCTCGGATGGAGAAATTTTACCAGAAATACCTGCGCCGCGTGATCGCCTTTCCCAGAACCGTTCTTGCCACTGCGCTGGCGTTGTTTGCGGGAGCAGTTATGGTGTTGATGACTTTAGGAGGTGAGTTCATACCCAGCCTGGAGGAAGGCGACTTTGCGGTGGATACCCGCGTGCTGACGGGCAGCAACCTGAATACCACCATTAAGGCTACCCAACAGGCCGCTGGCATCCTGCTCGAGCGCTTCCCTGAGGTGGAGAAAGTAGTGACCAAGATCGGCTCCGGCGAGATCCCCACCGATCCAATGCCCATTGAGGCCAGCGATATGATGGTGATCCTGAAGCCGAAGAAAAGCTGGACTTCCGCAACCTCCTTTGATGAGCTAGCCACAAAAATGGGGATCGCGATACAGGAGGTGCCCGGCATTACGGCCGGATTTCAGTACCCGGTGCAGATGCGCTTTAATGAGCTGATGACGGGTGCCCGCCAGGATGTGGTTTGCAAGATTTTCGGCGAAGACCTGGATACGCTGGCCACTTACGCCAAGCAACTGGGGGCGCTGGCAGGGACGGTAGAAGGAGCAACCGACCTCTATATCGAAACGGTTACAGGCATGCCGCAAATCGTGATCAGGTATAATCATGGCGCCATTGCCCAGTACGGCTCCAATATTGCTGAAATCAACCGCACGGTAAATGCTGCCTTTGCAGGTGTTAGCAGTGGCCTTGTATTTGAAGGCGAACGGCGCTTTGATCTTGTTGTGCGCTTGCAGGGCGAACTCCGTAAGAACCTGACCGATGTGC from Pontibacter liquoris includes the following:
- a CDS encoding CusA/CzcA family heavy metal efflux RND transporter is translated as MLNRIISFSIQNKLIIGLFVFALIIVGVYNVYRLPIDAVPDITNNQVQVITVAPSLGAPDIERLVTFPVEQANSNIPGLKEIRSFSRFGLSLVTIVFEDGVEVYWARQQVAERLQTVANQIPQGVGTPELGPVTSGLGEIYQYVVRPKKGYEGKYDAMELRTIQDWIVRRQLLGVPGVADVSSFGGYLKQYEIAVDPARLKSYGLSIADVFTALEKNNQNTGGSYIDKGDAVLFIRSEGLLGSLEDIRSIAVRTTENGTPLYLRDVAEVGFGHATRFGTMTYNDQGEVSGAVVMMLKGANSNQVIKDVKMRIAQIQETLPEGVVIEAFLDRTKMVNNAISTVEKNLLEGALIVVFVLVLFLGNLRAGLIVASVIPLAMLFAITMMNTFGVSGNLMSLGALDFGLIVDGAVIIVEAVLHTFHFNKRFATTNRIDQAQMDETVQQSASRMMNSAIFGQIIILIVYLPILSLQGIEGKMFRPMAQTVTFALVGAAILSLTYVPMMSALFLSKKISHKATFSDRMMARMEKFYQKYLRRVIAFPRTVLATALALFAGAVMVLMTLGGEFIPSLEEGDFAVDTRVLTGSNLNTTIKATQQAAGILLERFPEVEKVVTKIGSGEIPTDPMPIEASDMMVILKPKKSWTSATSFDELATKMGIAIQEVPGITAGFQYPVQMRFNELMTGARQDVVCKIFGEDLDTLATYAKQLGALAGTVEGATDLYIETVTGMPQIVIRYNHGAIAQYGSNIAEINRTVNAAFAGVSSGLVFEGERRFDLVVRLQGELRKNLTDVQNLLIPTQGGQQVPLYLLADVQLQEGPYQIQREDAKRRIMVGFNVRGRDVQSIVSELQQKVQQKLKLPSGYYVVYGGAFENLEAARKRLSVAVPVALGLIFLLLYFAFRSVRYGLLIYSAIPLSAIGGIFALWLRQMPFSISAGVGFIALFGVAVLNGIVMIAEFNRLRLAGGMSLQEIVLEGTRSRLRPVLMTASVASLGFLPMALSSGAGAEVQRPLATVVIGGLIVATLLTLFVLPSLYILFEKAAHHDKKSQKPVAALGVILLLMLLPNGVSAQETITLDKAIARALAQNMSLANARLQAASQQKLQGTAWDIPQTVVAGEYGQINSAYNDTRFSISQSIKFPTAYSKQKQLLQHEWQQALRHSELSAFELQWQVTQLYYELLYTHEKQKLLLRTDSLYASFLTNAELRFAKGASNILEKNTAQAQRGQVSLQLNQLQQEIAGLQQQFQLLLSTDTAYVPAAQSLKMPLPTPADTTALAAHPYLKLLQQQQEVSRSKTRAEQAGFLPELHLAYNNQSIKGRQNIDGVERNYTTSDRFSAVQLGVGVPLFFGAQRARVQAARVQEQVARNNYQGGKLSLETQLSKALEQFRLATQTLSYFEQTALPGAASIIKTADEQFRSGEIDYLEWVLLTNQAITLQTNYLDAVRSYNLSLLEISALTGKK